DNA from Quercus lobata isolate SW786 chromosome 1, ValleyOak3.0 Primary Assembly, whole genome shotgun sequence:
taaataaaggaaaataatggAAATGAAATGAGTTAAATGTAATTAAGTAAtattgtttggatgttttaaaataaaagaatggaaaagaatagAAATGATTGGAAGGTAAGTAaccttgtttgggagtaataTAGAGATaaatgaatgaaattattttatgaaaatattattgttaacccatattttaaaataaatgattgaatatatatatgggtatttggggagttttagtaaaaaaattgttaaatctaatttcattccctccaattCCTCTTAATTTTTGAGAGAATGAATATTAGAGGttttaaggaaataaaaatgaatgagTGTTTTCTTCTACTCATTTCATTCACTCCTATTTAAACTTTCAAACAAATGAATGaacttttcattctttttattagaactcccaaacaagataatagaaaaatattctaaaattattttttcctctaATGAGCTTCCCAccttagaaatttctttcctttcacCTGAATattcctttttaaaaatttatatagtttttttttttttttcctctcgtCAATATCCTCCACGAGCTTCACTCCGTACCTTATCTTTGATATATTATTACTTTGTAGTCTAGTGACGCGGAAATGGCTGATATCTAACAACCTGAAAGTTGTGCCATGTGAGgattgttagagatatattagcccattagcataggcccaagtctaattctactttgtgtgcaagtcaagtctcctacttgtactagaagtctattagtctagggtttagtctactatatatacacatgttatgattcattataacacaggatttgtactacactctaatatattattgatatagcactttagggtttcctccgtggatgtaggccgttaggctgaaccacgtaaacctcgtgtgttattgtgttttatactttatactttcgcttccgcatctatactagcatattcaacatggtgtatcaatgttaatatttaacatggtatcagagccaccttcttgtggccatggttttctgtccttGCGGTATttttaagagcaatctttgtcttcctcggtgttttttttttcgctgcgttcatcttctttggcttcctactgctgccgtcaaaactctccggtatagtcaagccaccgtttgaagtcgcatcaacactgcaagaccattgccttcctcaaactaccgtcacagagccaaacttcattcaagggatcttctcaaccttatcaaatctcaagatttcatcaagcttccatcttgagtttgagagggggtgttagagatatattagcccattagcataggcccaagtctaattctactttgtgtgcaagtcaagtctcctacttgtactagaagtctattaatctagggtttagtctactatatatacacatgttatgattcattataacacaggatttgtactacactctaatatattattgatatagccctttagggtttcctccgtggatgtaggccgttaggctgaaccacgtaaacctcgtgtgttattgtgttttatactttatgctttcgcttccgcatctatactagcatattcaacatggtgtatcaatgttAATATTTAACAAGGATAATTCATGTGAAAATATCGTGCCCAATGTAAAGTAGTTTgaatattcagcaaaaaaaaaaaaaaaaaaaaaaaggtttgaaagCTACCAATTAGTCAAGATGAAGAGATCAGAGAGTTGTACGCGTAATTTTGGCCCATGCTGGTTTGGGCAATAGCAATTTGGACTGCTAGCAACAagtttattatgaaaaatgcaGGGCGCGAGGACTACTACTATTTCCAGCACGCAGCACTGAAAACTGGAGTATGAACTCGTCTTAGTTTTGAGACTTTCATGCAAGCAAGTGCGCCAGATCGACAAGATGTGGTATACTGGTATTACATGTATCTACTCTCTCACAGTGGTAGACCTCACACTGGTGGGACCATCCCATGTGAGAGAGGGTGAATATGCCTATATAGGCCGATGTCAATACGTCTCATTCCAATAGACAAAGTTGTGATAAGGTCCAGAAAGgtattcaaaatattattttaaaaatgaaaacgCTATATAAACTTTACTTTAGGGACTGATGACTTATTTTGGCCTAATATATAATTAGGCGCAAAGGCCACTTTGCTCATTATAATGCATAGAAGCAATAACGTTTGGATTGCAAATTTTGAGTAGATGACATTGGGTGCTTGCCTTAGAAACATAAgctaattaaatattatacttGAAAATTCTTAGTGggagaagaaacaaaaataaaaattgacaaaCATGCACATTTAAGATGCCTATAGCTCCAAGCTTggcttatttaattttatatattttttcccctACAATTCTTCCTCCATCAGCAAACGCTTAGCATTGAGCCTTGCAGCTGCCTTTTTTAGAGACAAGCCTTATAAGACCATGCTACACAAGTGGCGGGAAGTATTTAGTAGGAAGATAAAAAGAAGCAGGCAAATATATACATACCAAAAAGATTCCCAAAATCGAGTCAAGATTATGACCGTCAATGAAATCATATAGCCAAcagggaaaattattaggtactctcgGAGTACTATAAATAtgtactctctcctctcatggTGGGTTCCACCATGaacattcatgtgagaggagggagtacgcatttatggtactccgagagtacacaataatttctcaGCAAAAAGATAGTGAAATAAGGGATAGCCGTACTATTCGATAAATGTCCTGGGATGGAATGAGGAGAAGAATTGTTGAGTATGAGAGCATAAATGTCAAAGAATTTAATGACAAGAACACCCAAAAAGGAAATTTTCTGAGACCAATGGGTGTCCCTGCTTCGTTTGGAATAGGAGCACTTGAATTGAATTTTCTGATGGCCGGTAATGTGCTATTGGCTTCAGAATGGTAGTCATCTTGCCAAAGTCCCCCAGGAGGGCTGAGTACTCCTTGATACGTGACAGTCATAAGAAGTGTAGCAACCACCAAAAGCATATTGCGCATGTCGTCTGATATTTCGGTCCATTCACCAATACAAtgcattcttattttttctcaatatatgAGAATAAGGACCATAGGTCACGTGCATAATAAATTACTTTAGGAAGAGATGAAGCTGGTAAAGCTCCAGCACGCCGTAGCATAACCTTGATCTCGCgattttctatttgattttgttgtcCCAACATATCCCCTGCTGTATTACCGTTTAAATTCTTAGCGTTTATATCAAcactaaaatattataacttccTCACAGCCTGCAAAATTTAGTGatacaacaaaaataaccaTGATGTATTAATTAGTAGCAATTTGCAAAGCTAGTGAATCATTTTTAGACATTAAGCTCTTAATTTTGATCATACAGTGGGACAATATTGATGTTCACAACACAAACTTTACAATGTTTCTTTAGTTTGTAAATAATTGAGGAATGGAGAGGGCTTGCCTTGGGTTGATTTTTGGATACTGCAATGTGCAATGCTGTGTTGCCTTCCTCATCCTTCCAGTTCAGGACTTCACTCTCCCACAATATTGTATTTTGAGACCAATTCTTTCTGAGCCATCGCACCAAGTGTAGAAAAGCCTCCAACTTGTCGTATTTCAAGGCACTATGCAGAGCATTCTCATTTCGAATTGTCACATCTTTAATAGATTTGGGATAGATTTTGAGAAATTTGTCCAATAGATCAAGGTGATCTTCTGTTATTGCTGCATAATGCAAAGGAGTCATACCCTCCCTTCCTTGGACACGGACAAGGTTCCCATCGACCTTTAGAAGCCAAAGCACCATATGGGTTTGCCCATTTAGTAAAGCAAGGTGAATGGGATTGAACCCATCTGGATTTGGCTTCCAGGCAAATGAGGGCTTTAATCTCATCAGCTCCATGGCCAATGGGATGTGCCCAGCAGATGCAGCTATGTGTAAAGGAGTATCGACAAATGGACAAATGGTAGTTGTTACTAGCTGATCGATGTCCTCCAAAAGTTTGACATCCTCCATAATTAGGATGTAAAAGGCATCAATATTTCCATGTTGAGCAACTTGCTTCATTTTCTCAATTCTCTCATCCATATTTGAGAAAGTTGCCATATTAAGGTATGATTTTCCTTGATATGTACTTCTTGATGTGTGGCTGGAATAAGTAGTGTCGCATACAACAAAGCCAAAGTACAGCTTAATCCTATTTGGTTTAGGAGATCTTTTCAAAAAGTCACCTAATTAACTTTCACTTTGGGTTAAATTCTTATTCTTTCACGTATTTGAATTGCTTTGgattattaattatttctttttgattttagattGTGCTCCACGTCAGGCAAGCCAACTTTAGAGTAGTATAATTTAGCTTCTTCTTGACTCTTTCCTTATGTCATAGCCTTCCTTATTTTCGAGTGATCTGAggatttttggtttattttgcaTTTGGGTTTTGCAAGAATATTTTGTATTACTATCGTgtctacttatttatttttttactagtttttgtTAGATCCTTTCTAGTCAGGCTTGGTATAAGGTTTTAAGGACTACTATGCAGCTTAGCGTGACTATGACACCAACTGATGTAATGTGGGCGTGGCTCTGATAACAATTGATACTCCAACTTGCCTCGTGCTGCATGTTCTGTATAGGTCTGGCATTTTGAAGGAGTTCACTTTTTCTATGTCATTTTTCTCATCCCTAAGACCATACTCTTCCTCCTCTACAAATTGTAGATTTTGTTGGCACTTTTTAGGCTGGTTGACAATGACTAAGGCGGCAAGCTGCTCTGATTCTGATAGACTGATACACATCAAACCGCTCCTCTGTTTGCTAAAAGTGTGCCTCATTATCTGACAATGTGTGAGTTTTGTTGTGGCCAATGGTTTTGGATTTGCATGCTAGAGAAGATTAGATAgcttcataatttttttgttgttgttcttttttgtttttttaatgtgaaagtTTCTTTGTAAGGAACAAACAATCCGCATTTCAAAAGTAATTAGATGTTCATCATATCTATATGACAAGGGATTAGACAGGTGGCTTCCATTTAATCCCCCAAAAATACAGAGAGTATCAAATGGTTCTCACGTTAGGTATAGGcacaaaagttgaaaaaaattaaagagaaattttgGGCCCCCcagcccaaagaaaaaaagagaatttttttttattggttatatatatatatatatatatatatattttttttttttttttctagagcTGCACTTCCCTCTTTCAAAGATTTAGACCTCTCCATTTTAATTAGCCTAGCCCAATTAGCAACtatcaaactcaaaattttaacaaaaaaaaaaaaaaatcttagttaGCCCAATATTACAGTATTAGCATCAGATGttataaatgataaatatttagtatttagaacaccaaataccaaaaatactACTGTACGAAACATTTCAAATACTATATtaaagtagcaaaaataagttttggtttgtaaaaataaatttttttttaacagctGATGCTcttaagaaacaatattattttgtattattttgtctttgttggtagatAATTACAtattaatgtattaagaaacaatgattttgtgtatttatctTGGTTGATATTTTGTTACTACTATATGGATAcctattagaattttttttttcttacgcTTCGGCCCCCTAAATTGAAATCTTAAGTCCACCCCTAGGTATAGGCTCAAAAGTTGGAATGGAAGTCTAAAAGTTTTGGAACAAAACCAACTTAAGGGATGATTACTTCAAGTGCGACATGTATTTAAGAAGTTTCAAGAAGTTCACTCAAGTTCATCATCCCCCATTTATCCTAGTAGCAGTTCAAAAATTGCATATTTGAGGCTAAGAGAAGAGGAAGATCTCCCCTCATAAACCTAAATTTAGGCTTTGTCACTGTATCCAAAGATAACATTGGGTATTTATGCCATTCCAAACATAAGCTAAATTTTATACACAAAATTTCTTAGTGAGAGaacaaatctatataatatctaaaagttaaagtataatatttattattattacactTTTGTTCAACCACATCAGCGACTATGTCATCATTTTCTTTCATCGTTTCTTCAAAAAATAcgtatataaatattaatatattaaataatgaaTTATGTCTTTACTCATTTtcaaaactaataataacttatctATCATGATATTGATGATAATTCAtaaatctaatactatatataatagcagaagccttTAACCACGTGCTGACACGTTAGGAAAAATGCTTATCTAAAAAACTGACACGTATGgagtttaaacttaaaaaaaaaccgGACGGTGCGTTTGGAGTGGTTCATCTTCAGACAGTAATCcgcttattaaaaaaaataaaaaataaactaaaaaagaagaaaaaacgcAAGCCCTTTGAAAACACCAGCCGCTTTTCCACAgaacaaaaggaaagaaaaaaaaacaaaaaccctaaaatccaATCCGTATTTCCTGATCAAAATTCAGACTCACTCAGACTAGCGATACTTCGCTGCACCTTTAAACACACAAATCGGGCTTGCGTGTTTCAACCTATCAAACAGACGAAAAATAAAACTTCTGCAACAGTGAAAACCTCTGCGACGGTGGAGATCTCTGTTCGTTCTCTACAACAGAAGATTTAGAAGCTAACCTGTCTCTGCTTCAACAACAAACGATTCAGAAAGTAGAcattttccccctttttggttttttctatTCAGTTGCCGTTTCTAGGGTTTccaggaaaataaaaaggggtGTAGTCGAAGGTAGgcattttttccccatttttccctaatttctcatttatttttacaatatctTGAATCTTGTTTTGTTCAATTGTAGTATAAATAGACGAAAAGTAAAACCTCTACAACAGTGAAAACCTCTGCAACGGTGGAAACCTCTGTTCGTTCTCTGCAACAGATGATTTATAAACTATCCCATCTCTGCTCTTCAACAACAAACAATTCAGAAGGTAGacatttttccctctttttttgttttctattcatTTGCCGTTTCTAGGGTTTCCAGGGAAAAATGGGTATAGTCGAAGGTATgcattttttcctccttttcccctaatttctcatttatttttgcaatttcttgaATCCTGTTTTGTTCGATTGTAGTATTGattaaatttagttttagtttgGCAGATTTCTGTTTagattgtatttaaaaaaaaaaaaaaaactgaatgcTTGGAATATACAATCttctttgttgttttccttttttgatatttaattttatttttatttctgtatTGAAATATACCTctattgatatttattttcattttttgatttattagaAAGTAGGAACtgcttttatgttttgtttatttatttatgtctttgttggtttatttttgagatattttactttgtaatcttgagGGTTGTATAACTGCTAATTACAATTTCAAGCCAGTTTTGAATATTTAGTTTGTGGTCCTTAGCATAAAGTGTTTCATGTACagtagctattgatttttataaTTCGCAAAATTAATCATATGTGGATGCACCCACCATTTGGTGTTAGTTTTCgtgtttttattgaaaatttagcTTTGCAACTCAATGAACTGctcaaatgtatttttaaattgagaTCCATGGAGGAGTGTACCAACTGTAGGTTTCACAATAGTAACTTTTTGTAATatagtttctaaaattttgaaacctacCTAACTTTTAATGGTTGGTTATCTTTTAaacttaataattaaattataatttttgggttttttggttttctctATTACCTGTTTTGTTATTTGTAAGGGGGGTTGAGAGTGTGGGATTTTGAATATTTGGtcaatgttattttttgtttactttgaAGAGTTTGTTAATGACCATATTTATGAGACTAATTCTTTAAGTAACATGCATGGTTTATGTGAAGGTACAATTTACCTGCAGTTACATTCTTCATATCTATTTGGTTCTTTAATCTGTTTCTTCAACAGTCTTACACTTCTTTTGTTATAAAGACATTTTCTTTGTTGGTGTAAAAGCAAAGCTTTTTTGGTTGATGTGCTCATCCAAAAGTATGCATTTATAGACTTTCAATTACTATTATAAGTGTGacgaaaaatattaaaatatagcAAGATGCTAACTTCTGTTTTTGGCTTGACTTTTGTAATTCATTAGATTGATTAGAAAAGCTTTGAGGAACTAAAAAGCTTTTTTCGGTTTTTGAAGTGGGGCTTCAGTTTTATTTGTGTCTacataatttcaaaatcatataattatgatacaattttgtttcagttttgataaagtaatttaaattgaagTATTTCATTGAAGTTGGTATTGTCATTGTAATTCTATCATGTTCTATCACGACTGATAGTTTGTACCTGTTGGATGAacattttgtgggtttggatGGTTGTTTATGACGTAATCCATAAGAATTACCCCATTCTAGCTTCTTATCTTagcattaaaatttgattttcgaATTTTAATTCagatttcaagtttcaaagaaTACATCTGAATTAATTCTATCTTTACACCAAATTTCATGATTTTAAACATATTTAGCACACTCACTTCTATTCTTgcctttgtatttttcttcttagtattttattttactattgtttCTCTTCTgatttattgttttgatttattgGAATgcttactattatttttttaaattttccttcctaatgtttatttcaaaattgttgtaTTAGACTtggtatcttttattttttgtactgcTCAGGCTATTAGGTTCAGTTTATTGGCagtgtttttaaatttgtaattgttgttgttgttagctTTACTTATTTTGTATAGTCATTTGTTTTAATTGTGTATGTCTCATTCTTAGTattaattactttatttttaattatttcagtAAACTGATAGTTTTTTGCTGTTTAATACAAATAAACCTGCcatgttttgtgttttcaatGGCATTTACATTCTCACGTGCTATTGTAGGTTTATCATCTCTGTTTTGGATTTTAAGaccttttttttactattcaagaAGAACTGCTGAATTAAATAAAGAGGTTAGTATTGCCAAATTTCCCCATTGTTGCTTTTATTTAGATTAGTATCTTTTTATCATTTGACTCTTAAAACAGATGCTAAGCCCAAATTCCcctttgttggttttatttagATCTATATCTCTTTATAATATGTTGAtgcttgattaaaaaaaaaaattagaacaaaagtAGCTTTGAGAAGATTATTAAATATGTACTCTTTCACTTTTAAAATAGATgctaattttacttttgtttttccatCTTATAATAGTAAAAGAGAAAATGGAAAATGCAAGTTTAGAACGACAGAAAAGATGGACGATGATGTTTGAAAAGCGATCCAAAAGAAAACAGTATGAAATACAAAATACTTTACAAAATGAAGTTGCTGAAGCTAGAAAATACAGGAAAATAGTcattgctgaaaaaaaaaaaaagagaaacaaaatggTAGTCAATCATGAAAATTGTTCATTACATTCACCCGGTAATGCTATTGAACCTTGGAATTTTGGCCCACCTTCTTATGTATGTAAGCATTGTGGTGCTGTGTTATGGTATGAAGAAAGGAGTGTAAAATCTAAAAGGCCTAGAATTCCAAAGTTTTCTTTGTGCTGTATGGAGTCAGAAGAGAAAATAGCAACTACAAAATTCTATTTAGTTGCTGGTTCCTGTTTTACATTCTACCTGATCTGCTGTTTTTGAAGAGTGATTGAAATTGTAGAACTTTGAAATCTGAAACTGTAAACTTTGAGTATCTTATATTAGTATCTATTTAATTGTTAGCCTCAATCTTTCATACTGTTGAATACTTTGTTTTGTTGAATTTGTGTGTCCATGTGCTGAATTAGCAGATCAGGTCACATTTGCTGGCTGTATTAATGGCGTGgaagattttttatattatttttaaaatgtatttgAACAATGGTAATTTGTACCATTTGTTTAGTGTACAGTTTTATAGCctgaattttttctttctttcttacatgcttgctttttgtttctttggtttGATTCAAGTACTAATTTTAATATTCCACTCtatttacataattatcagGGTCAGCTAATTATGGTTAAAGAACAtttcaaaagattaaaataatagtgTGTTGAATGGATGGTCCAAACTCCATATTGTGGGCAAAAAATTAGCTACTAGAATGATGATTACGTTTTGTAGAATAATCCTTTCATGAACATTACCACATTCATGCCCTTTTACAAACAATGATACTAAATAGAATGGTTAAGATTATGTACAATTGGTGCTTCCCTTATTGTTTTGACCTTCACTGCTACACGGCTTCAGTTTAATGCTAGCCCTTAAAGAAATAAACAGAAGGccagaaaagttaaaaaaaaaaaaaaagaatcgaAGTGAGACTTAGACATGGAATGAGTCTCAAACAACTTCAGTGGACTTCTGGCATTAGATTAGTCTGTCAATCACAAAACGGGTCCTGTTAGGGAATGTcaaaaagaaacacaatttTTGGATGCTGTCATTTTAGTCTATGAATTATACTCCCATCACACATGGTAGAACAATGTAACAATTATTGATGATGTATCATCCCATATAACAATAGAAATTTGTCATTTCATATAATCAGACaccatattttttaaacaaaagggtactaaacaaaatgcatcaaagaaaaaaaaatctgaactCTAATGTATATACTACCTTACTGAATGTACATATGTTTCTTTAGAACTACCTTACTGAATGTACATATGTTTCTTTAGAACTACCTTACTGAATGTACGTATGTTTCTTTAGAAGAGTAAACTGAATGTAAACAGAATGTACTGTTAAGTTACTATGACTGTATTAGTGCTTTTtaagtattttcttttggttcaaACACAAGCTTCTGATATGTGAGTGTATATTTATGTTAAAGCTCCTGCTATATATTGATCATAGATTAAGACAACTGcttctatatttttctattatgtcTTATCAAAACAGATTTCTAATTTATCTGAACAGATTGTGCTGAACTATGATTTTTAGCCTGAATGTACAAATAAATATGAATCAATATGTTGTTACAGAGTGCTTCTGTAGCTTGGAACATTTGCTTTCAAAATATATAGGATCATggacaaagtaaaaaaaaaaaaaaattgcatgatgCCATGAAACTTTGTCCTTAGAATCCTTAAAAGTTTTGTGAAAAAACCATATTTTGTTGTGAGAGAAGTGCAACTCAAACTTCAAGATTGATTTAAGAACAAATCAGAAACATGTTAATTCAATGAAAACCTGAAAGAAGTTTCAACTTCGAAGATAGTAGCTTTAATTTTAGAATCTCATGGGAGTCTATTACCTCCACAAGTAGCATTTACTTCAGTTGAAATAGaatgttacaaatttttttttttctcttt
Protein-coding regions in this window:
- the LOC115994638 gene encoding ankyrin repeat-containing protein BDA1-like, which translates into the protein MATFSNMDERIEKMKQVAQHGNIDAFYILIMEDVKLLEDIDQLVTTTICPFVDTPLHIAASAGHIPLAMELMRLKPSFAWKPNPDGFNPIHLALLNGQTHMVLWLLKVDGNLVRVQGREGMTPLHYAAITEDHLDLLDKFLKIYPKSIKDVTIRNENALHSALKYDKLEAFLHLVRWLRKNWSQNTILWESEVLNWKDEEGNTALHIAVSKNQPKAVRKL